One window of the Lytechinus variegatus isolate NC3 chromosome 3, Lvar_3.0, whole genome shotgun sequence genome contains the following:
- the LOC121410758 gene encoding uncharacterized protein LOC121410758 gives MMNSGGRECWRGVSAERLQPQTCKCGGRDPPPFNLVFPVSAGAEFSTVAPPTWANNTLFPLQTTMLPTGVWRTGEGASGGGDAATISSSAAPSGGNSAAWHNLHPRSVALLIGASFMLIVIILFLGCLLFCFTRKKKKKRHDDIRRSRPDGCEADRGPCDLPTVNDQPKNKNEFPLLQIDQPTHPNHEIPPTRDVSSGTDSPFVVRNFPMLRTVKSAVVGIRSSPKKVARPVSRHDSSAPLVEHQASIFRDRWKNGSQRNGKDDMDDNRLSTDIDNSDLRYPERRDRLMTLNENDVGVPNGKLPTKVETLPSRMYPAQSIMGSPSRKSPNKRPDSSTPLFDSDSISSSEA, from the exons ATGATGAACTCTGGAGGTCGTGAGTGCTGGCGGGGAGTCTCGGCAGAGCGTCTTCAACCTCAAACTTGCAAATGCGGTGGCCGGGATCCACCGCCCTTTAATTTGGTCTTTCCAGTTTCGGCGGGTGCAGAATTCTCAACTGTAGCGCCCCCAACGTGGGCCAACAATACTCTGTTTCCACTGCAGACGACAATGCTGCCGACGGGAGTGTGGAGAACGGGTGAAGGGGCCAGTGGCGGTGGTGATGCAGCAACTATTTCTTCATCAGCCGCACCATCAGGAGGGAACTCAGCAGCATGGCACAACTTACATCCGA GATCTGTGGCACTGCTGATAGGAGCAAGTTTCATGCTTATCGTTATCATCCTCTTCCTTGGCTGCCTTTTGTTTTGCTTCacgagaaagaagaaaaagaaacg ACATGATGACATTCGAAGATCCAGGCCTGATGGATGTGAAGCTGACCGAGGCCCTTGCGACTTACCTACTGTCAACGACCAACCGAAGAACAAAAACGAATTTCCTCTATTGCAGATAGATCAACCAACACACCCCAACCATGAAATACCACCAACACGAGACGTGTCATCGGGCACCGATTCACCATTCGTGGTCAGAAATTTCCCTATGTTGAGAACAGTCAAATCTGCCGTTGTCGGCATCAGATCATCACCGAAGAAAGTGGCAAGACCTGTCAGCCGACATGACTCATCAGCTCCGCTCGTCGAACATCAAGCCTCAATTTTTCGTGATAGGTGGAAGAATGGATCGCAGAGAAATGGTAAAGACGACATGGACGATAACCGTTTATCAACAGACATTGATAATTCTGATCTGCGATATCCCGAGCGAAGAGATCGCTTGATGACGCTGAATGAGAATGATGTAGGTGTACCAAATGGCAAGCTACCCACCAAGGTAGAAACACTACCATCCAGGATGTATCCTGCACAGAGCATCATGGGAAGTCCGTCTCGAAAGAGTCCCAATAAGAGACCTGATTCATCAACACCTTTATTTGATAGCGATTCAATATCAAGTTCTGAAGCATGA